DNA from Cyanobium sp. ATX 6F1:
GCTGCTGTTTGCGCTGCTGCCCTACCCCCGGCGGCTTCGGGCGCTTCTGACGCCGCTGCGCCCCTACGCCGGCACACCGCTGCAACGACTGGCGCGCTCCAGCGGCCTCACCCGGTTGCTCGGGCCGGGGCTCGAGGCGATGGAGCGGCTGCTGCCGCCCCTGGCACCCGAGGCGTTCACAGATGATTCCCCCCTGGTGGTGCCCGCCCAGGGCGAGCGGCGCCACCGGGTGGGGCTGGTGCTGGGCTGCGTGCAGCGGCTGTTTGATCCCGAGGTGAACCGGGCGGCCATCGAAGTGCTGAGCGCCAATGGCATCGAGGTGGTGATCCCCCCGGCCCAGAACTGCTGCGGGGCCGTCACCCACCACCAGGGGGAACTGGAGCAGACCCGGCAGCTGGCGGGGGATCTGATCATCGCCTTCGACGCCGTGATCGGCCCGGGCAAGCCGGCGGGGAGTGAACCCCTGGATGCCGTGCTGGTGGCGGCCTCCGGCTGCGGCCACACCCTCAAGGCCTATGACCGCCTGCTGGCGAACGAACCCGCCTGGGCCGCCCGCGGCAGCGCCTTCGCCGCCCGGGTCGAAGACATCCAGGAATTTCTGGAACGCGTCGGCCTGAGCAAGGAGGCCATGGCGCGCCTGCAGCCCCTGCGCCACGGCGATGGCACACCCGCCAGCGCCGAGCGGCCTCTGCGGCTCGCTTATCACGACGCCTGCCACATGCTCCACGGCCAGGGGATCTCCGAGCAGCCCCGGGCGTTGCTGCGGCGCATCCCCCACGTGCAGCTGCGCGAGGCCACAGAAGCAGGGGTGTGCTGCGGCAGCGCCGGCATCTACAACCTGGTGCAGCCCACCGAGGCCGCCGAACTGGGCCGCCTCAAAGCCCAGGATCTCTCCGGCACCGGCGCCGACCTGGCGGTGAGCGCCAACATCGGCTGCACGCTGCAGATCCGTCAGCACATGGAAGGCACCGGGCGAGCGATCGAGGTGCTGCATCCGATCCAACTGCTGGCACGGAGCCTCGCAGGCAGCTGAGGTTGGTGGGGGTGACGGAGGAGTCCCCTGGTGAGGCTGTGAAGGGAGGGGAGGCGCGATTGACAGCCTCCGGCCCCCTGCGCAGGATGAGCGCATTGGGCCCTATCCATGCGCCGCAAGCCCACCGAGGACTTCCTCCTGTTCCTGTTCGGTGGGGCCCTGTTCGCCGCCGGCATCGTGCTCTTCACCAGCCAGGTGATGGTGGGCTCCCAGGGGTCGTTGGGGTTGGGGGGCTGGTTCGGAAGGGGCTCGGCCGGCCGCGGAGGCAGTTTCTTCGGTGGGCTGATGGGCTTCGACAATGGCCAGGGTTTCGGTCTGCTGATGGTGCCCCTCGCCATCGGCGCTGCCCTGCTCCTGGCCGGCACCTACCGCAAATTGGCCTGGCTTCTGATCGGGGCCACCTCCGCCGCCCTCGGGGTGCTGGTGCTCCAAAGCCTGGTGTTCAGCTTCCGGCCCACCAGCCTGTGGAGCCTGCTGGCGATGGTGGCCATGGTTGGTGGCGGCGCCGGCCTGATGTTCCGCTCCCTGCGTCAGTACCCCGACCAGGAACGGGAGCGCAACCGCAGCGATCTCGATGACCTGCGCAGCGAACTCGACCGCCTGCGCCGCCAGCTCGATGACGGGCCCGAGGGCCCCGGCCAACAGGATTGAATCCCGCTGAGGCCTGCGCTGGCGCTGCTTGACTCAGGGGCTACGCCCAGCGCCCATGCCCCACGTGCTGATCCTCCATGCCGTGGAGAGCTATCCAGCCTGGAAGCGGATCTTCGATGACGCCGCCAGCATCCGCCGCAAAGCCGGGGAACGCAGCTATCAGCTGCTGCGGGAGGCCTCCGATCCGAACCACGTGATTCATTTCTCCGCCTGGACCTCGCTCGAGGCGGCGCGCGCCTTCTTCGAATCGCCGGGACTGGTGAAACTGCGCCAGGAGGCCGGCGTGCATGCCCCCACCTTCCTCTACCTCGATGAAATCGAGCAGGGCGATCTGTGAAAAGCACCACGGTGAAAAGCATCAGCCCATATGGGAACGTCTACGCCGAAGACCAACGCCACCGCTGGACGCCGGTGGCGGGGCTCGAGCACCAGGCCGAGGAGCTCACCTTGAGCCTTGCTCCCGCCACCGGCGAGATCACGCGCCTGACCCGCTTCCACCCAGGCGCTGATACGGCCGCCTTCGGCGCCAAGGTGCATGCATACCCGGAAGAGGTGTTCATCGTCAGTGGGCGGCTGTTCGATGCGGCCTTCGGGATCTGGCTGGAGGCCGGCCACTACGCCAGCCGCCCGCCGGGTGAGGTCCATGGGCCCTTTCGGACCGATCAGGGTTGTGTTGTGTTGGAGATCTCGTTCCCCCAGCGCGCCGCCCCCGACTCCTGATCCAGCCATGGCCGCTCCATCCCCCTCAGCTGTCCTCAGGGCCCTGGTCACGGTGGGCGGCCTCCTGGCCCTGGGCCTGCCCACCGACCTGCTGGCCAGCCCAACCAAACAGCCCGGATCCGCCGCCACGCCCCTGCCCGCCCAGATCTGGAACGACTGCGCCCCCTGGGACGGGGCCGCCTTCACGGTCACCATGCCCTGGCCCGCCCGGCCCAACCGACCGGCCGCCACGCTCTCGATCGCGATCTGGAAGGGGCCCAACCTGAGCGAACCGAGTGCGTTCGACTTCCCTGCCGACGCCAGGATCGGCTCGATCACCCTGCAGCCAAGACCAGGGGTGGACGGCCTGCTCAAGGGCCGCGTCAGCTTCCGATCGGTGCTTCCGGGCCAGCCGGTGCTGGGAAGCTTCGACCTGGTGAGCCCCATGGGTGAGCGGGTGCGGGGCCGCTTCCGGGCCACTTGGGTGACACGCCAAGCGCTTTGCGGCTGACGGGGGCCTCAAGCACCCCGATCAGGCCCGGCCTTGCCTCAGGCCAGCTGCTCAGCGGGGGCGGGTTTGATCACCAGCCGCAGCAACACCGGCGCCAGGAAGGTGGTGCCGATCACCATGAGCAGAATGGCCGCCTCCAGGGCAGGCGTGAGCAGGCCGGCCTGGGTGCCGAGCCCAAGGAAAATCAAGCCGACTTCACCCCGGGGCATCATCCCCAGCCCCACCACCAGCCGGTTGGTGGGTTCCTTGCAGAGGTAGCTCCAGCCGGCCACCACCTTGGTGACCACCGCCACCGTCAGCAGGAAACCGGCCACGATCAGGCCCTCCCGGTTGGCGGGATCCATCGGATTGAGCACCGACAGGTCCATGGTCGTGCCGATCAGCACGAAGAACACCGTGGAGAACAGGCCGACCAGAGGTTTCACCGCCGCCTCGATCGCCTTGATATGGCGGGAGCTGCTGAGGATCAGGCCGGCGGCGAAGGCCCCCAGGGCCGCCTCCAGGCCGATCGCCTGGGAGGCGAAGCAGGCCACACACAGCACCAGGAAGGAGGCCACCACCACCTCACCGGGGGCCTTGAGCTGATCCAGCGCCCAGTCGAACAGGGGAGCGGCCGTGCGGCTGAGCACCAGTGACACCACCACGAACACCACGGCGGCTAGGCAGAGCTTCACGATCGGCCCGATCGCCACGGTGCCGCTGGCGGCCAGGGCCACCACCACCGCCAGGATCACGATGCCGAGAATGTCATCGAGCACGGCCGCACCGATCACGATCTGTCCCTCCTTGGTGCGCAGGAACTTGAGTTCGCTGAACACACTGGCGGTGATGCCGATGCTGGTGGCGGTCATCGACGCTCCAGCAAATACAGCCGGAATCAGCGGCACGTGGAAGATCCAGAGCAGGCCAAAAGTGCCGATCGCGAAGGGCAGCACCACCCCCGTGGTCGCCACGGTGAAGGCCTGGGTGCCCACCGCCATCAGCTCATCGAGATCGCTCTCCAGGCCCGTGAGGAACAGCAGCGAGAACAGGCCGATGGTGGCCACCGCCTGCAGGTTGGGGAAGGTTTCGGCATAGAGCTCCCGCACCTCCGTGGGGCCCAGGTGGGCCAGGGACGAGATGGTGTTCACGAACCAGGAGCTGAGCTCACCCTGGGTTTCAGGCGGCAGGATCAGGTGCAGGCCCGAGAGGCCGATCAGCACCCCGGCGATCAGTTCCCCGAGGATCGTGGGCAACTGCAGCCGCACCAGCACTTCCGCCAGGGCGCGGGCGGCAATGAAGATCAGCACGAAGCGGCCAACCCCGATCAGGGTTTCGGCCACCTCGATCTCGTGGCTGCCCACCTCAAGCAACAGCGCTGGAAAGGTCATGAAGTGCTTGCAAAGCCGGCTGCCCGGGCCCGTACGGATGGGCGTGACCCTAGGTGCTTCCGGCTGGATCGGATTGATCCCAGTGGACGTCGCGGGCGCTGGCCATGTGCCGCCAGGCCATGACCAGGGTGGCGGCCTCGCCCAGGTTCCCCGGGAAGGTGAGCACCGGCAGCAGCGGGAAGCGGGGATGATCAGCCGACAGCCACACCAGGGAAAGCCCCGGCAGCAACTGACCCTCCAGCCGCACCGCCGCCGCATCCAGCCCCTCGGCCAGCAGGGTCTGGGTGGTGATGCCCCCCTTGCTGATCAGATAGCTCAGATCCTGCGGCAGGGCGGCGGCGATTCGGGCCATCAGCGCCGCTAGCGCCTCACCGAAGGCCCGGCGTTCGGCTTCGTCGACACAGCTGGCTTCACCGCGGCTGGTGAACAGCACAGGGGTACGGCCCTGCCGGCGCAGGCTTTGCATCGCCTCCAGGAGCTCCGTCTCAATCCCCTCACCGGGCGGTCTCCCCTGGCGCAGGTTGTCGAGCACGCGTTCCACCGGCAACTCGACACCGCCGCAATCGGGTTCCGCCAGCAGGGCTGCCAGCTGCTCGTCCGCCAAGGGCACATGGGAGCCCACCAGCACCGCCCCCGGGGCGGGGCCACGCCGCAACGCCGCCAGGCCAGCAGCATTAAGGGGCTGGGGCGTCAGGGCCGCCAGGGCCCGGATCAGCCCCGCCGCCGACTGAATCAGCAGGCGCGCTCCGGTCTCCTGGGCGGTCCAAACAGCCGCGGCCAGGGCCTCCAGGTGCTGGGGCCGCTCGGCATCGGCCACCACGAACGGGTTGCCGCGCAGGCTCAGGAGTGTGTCAGCCAGGGCTCGGGCTCCTGCGGGGCTGGCGATCGCCGCTTCCAGCTCGGTGCGGCCGATCCGCCGCACCGCCGCAGCTGGCACGCGGCCGCCCGTCTTTTGCTCCACCCAGTCCGGCAGGAAACTGCTGCTGTAACCGAACAAGCGGTCGCGGCCGAAGGGTGTGCTGTGCACGGGCTCCCCCTGCAACAGGTGCACCCCGTCCACCGTGGTGCGTCCCCCCTCCAGGAAAGCCGGCACCAGCAGGGTGGCCTCAAACGGACCCAGTTCAGCGGCGATCACCTCCACCTCCAAGGGGAAGTGACCCCGCAGGGTCGAATCTCCCCGACTCACCAGCAGCCAGTCCTGGAGACCCGCCTCCTGGCGGGCCGCCTCAAGCGCCCGGCAGATCTCCCGCACCCGCTCGGCCACCTGCTCGGGCGGCAGGGCTCGGGTGTCGGTGAGTAAGAACAGCAACGGCGAGGGATCGTTCAGAGCTTCCACCAACGCCGGCTGGTCCCAGCGCAGCAGCAGTGGGCAGCTGTGAACCGTCTGGGAGCCTGTGGGGTCGTCGTCGAAAACGACGATCTTCGGGAGCGCTCGCATGGCACCATCGTGCCGTGATCACCCCGGATCCCAGGGAGTTGCCGGAGCTGGTGCGCCAGCTGCACGCCGAGGCCACCCCCTGGCTGCCCGCCGGTCACGGCAGCCGCCTGCATTGGGGTCCGCCCAGCCCGAAGGCCACCGCGGTCAGCTGCCGGCGGCTGGATCGGCTGATCGACCACGCCGTCGGCGATTTCACCGTCACCGTCCAGGCCGGTCTGGGGCTCAAGGAGCTGCAAGAAGCCCTGGCGGAGCGGCAGCAGTGGCTCGCAATTGATTGGCCCTGGGGCAGCGGCTCCGATGGCAGCGACTCCGGCAGCGTCGGCGGT
Protein-coding regions in this window:
- a CDS encoding cation:proton antiporter produces the protein MTFPALLLEVGSHEIEVAETLIGVGRFVLIFIAARALAEVLVRLQLPTILGELIAGVLIGLSGLHLILPPETQGELSSWFVNTISSLAHLGPTEVRELYAETFPNLQAVATIGLFSLLFLTGLESDLDELMAVGTQAFTVATTGVVLPFAIGTFGLLWIFHVPLIPAVFAGASMTATSIGITASVFSELKFLRTKEGQIVIGAAVLDDILGIVILAVVVALAASGTVAIGPIVKLCLAAVVFVVVSLVLSRTAAPLFDWALDQLKAPGEVVVASFLVLCVACFASQAIGLEAALGAFAAGLILSSSRHIKAIEAAVKPLVGLFSTVFFVLIGTTMDLSVLNPMDPANREGLIVAGFLLTVAVVTKVVAGWSYLCKEPTNRLVVGLGMMPRGEVGLIFLGLGTQAGLLTPALEAAILLMVIGTTFLAPVLLRLVIKPAPAEQLA
- a CDS encoding four-carbon acid sugar kinase family protein, whose protein sequence is MRALPKIVVFDDDPTGSQTVHSCPLLLRWDQPALVEALNDPSPLLFLLTDTRALPPEQVAERVREICRALEAARQEAGLQDWLLVSRGDSTLRGHFPLEVEVIAAELGPFEATLLVPAFLEGGRTTVDGVHLLQGEPVHSTPFGRDRLFGYSSSFLPDWVEQKTGGRVPAAAVRRIGRTELEAAIASPAGARALADTLLSLRGNPFVVADAERPQHLEALAAAVWTAQETGARLLIQSAAGLIRALAALTPQPLNAAGLAALRRGPAPGAVLVGSHVPLADEQLAALLAEPDCGGVELPVERVLDNLRQGRPPGEGIETELLEAMQSLRRQGRTPVLFTSRGEASCVDEAERRAFGEALAALMARIAAALPQDLSYLISKGGITTQTLLAEGLDAAAVRLEGQLLPGLSLVWLSADHPRFPLLPVLTFPGNLGEAATLVMAWRHMASARDVHWDQSDPAGST
- a CDS encoding (Fe-S)-binding protein — protein: MSAPLPATELPAPALSAASPAAPALPANPASDPCVHCGFCLPSCASYRVLGTEMDSPRGRIHLLKAIEAGELELDATVAGHFDSCLGCLACVTACPSGVRYDELIEATRPKLNAPELRSPGQRRFRQLLFALLPYPRRLRALLTPLRPYAGTPLQRLARSSGLTRLLGPGLEAMERLLPPLAPEAFTDDSPLVVPAQGERRHRVGLVLGCVQRLFDPEVNRAAIEVLSANGIEVVIPPAQNCCGAVTHHQGELEQTRQLAGDLIIAFDAVIGPGKPAGSEPLDAVLVAASGCGHTLKAYDRLLANEPAWAARGSAFAARVEDIQEFLERVGLSKEAMARLQPLRHGDGTPASAERPLRLAYHDACHMLHGQGISEQPRALLRRIPHVQLREATEAGVCCGSAGIYNLVQPTEAAELGRLKAQDLSGTGADLAVSANIGCTLQIRQHMEGTGRAIEVLHPIQLLARSLAGS
- a CDS encoding cupin domain-containing protein codes for the protein MKSTTVKSISPYGNVYAEDQRHRWTPVAGLEHQAEELTLSLAPATGEITRLTRFHPGADTAAFGAKVHAYPEEVFIVSGRLFDAAFGIWLEAGHYASRPPGEVHGPFRTDQGCVVLEISFPQRAAPDS
- a CDS encoding putative quinol monooxygenase; the encoded protein is MPHVLILHAVESYPAWKRIFDDAASIRRKAGERSYQLLREASDPNHVIHFSAWTSLEAARAFFESPGLVKLRQEAGVHAPTFLYLDEIEQGDL